From Rutidosis leptorrhynchoides isolate AG116_Rl617_1_P2 chromosome 3, CSIRO_AGI_Rlap_v1, whole genome shotgun sequence, a single genomic window includes:
- the LOC139900913 gene encoding protein FAR1-RELATED SEQUENCE 5-like, whose product MDTQSTETSIDSSSLLVEKEKVYLFSSKFESSGDLLKSVREFYNAIGYGISIRTSKKDKFYTLQCDRGGSYRDIKDIQDKRKRSTASRLVDCLFRIIGSKRRDGMWVFKPKHLAHNHEPSSDISGHPSFRQLSPNKVQAVKDMSRAGIPPRQILSSLRQQFPNLPANSRTIYNVKNKIKREKLGNRSEIGALFEELQQAEFFYDVLHDSDGRITRMFVAHPLSIKLAKVFNYTFVMDCTYKTNKYNMPLLDIVGISCFNTSFYSGFAFLDKEDEENYIWALNVFKGILGHEKQPLVIISDRELALMNAITNVFPSTTNLLCVWHIEKNVLANCKKYFGRAEDFDMFMLSWKNVVYSLTEAIFLNNLIEFESMYENKKGAIDYIRNIWLPWKEKFVSPWTDKYLHFGNRSSSRAEGAHSKLKMYLQNSTGGFQEVKEKICLAVEHEFNEIKVKLASEKIQVPHYCNNPVYKDLLYHVSQFALKKVSEQLVKAKKGTMTPCIGNFMATMGLPCAHKMESYIEKTIPLELIHPQWRIDRFSLNSEDDPQNDNDEAKRFQNLLDELYSKYQVWPLNKKETVTSIINKHVNESDIYFEPVIKRPKGRPPKSKKRKGKGITSTTRDPSRFEYVESSQSQNPSCSTYLFQGSNEVGDEVSHIHHENSIIDLNVYPEFGSYTFDSLI is encoded by the exons ATGGACACGCAG TCGACTGAG ACTTCAATTGACTCGTCAAGTTTGTTGGTTGAAAAGGAAAAAGTGTATCTATTTAGCTCCAAATTTGAATCATCTGGTGATTTACTAAAGAGTGTACGTGAATTTTATAATGCTATAGGATATGGGATATCTATTCGCACTTCGAAAAAGGACAAGTTCTACACTTTGCAATGTGATCGGGGTGGTTCTTATCGAGATATTAAGGATATTCAAGATAAACGAAAAAGGAGCACTGCATCCCGTTTGGTTGACTGCCTATTCAGAATTATAGGTAGCAAGAGACGTGATGGTATGTGGGTGTTCAAGCCAAAACACTTGGCACACAACCATGAGCCATCCAGTGATATCTCTGGTCATCCATCATTCCGTCAATTATCACCGAACAAGGTACAAGCTGTAAAAGACATGTCTCGGGCAGGAATACCCCCAAGGCAAATTCTTTCTTCTCTAAGACAACAATTCCCAAATCTCCCGGCAAACTCTAGAACTATATACAATGTGAAGAATAAAATCAAAAGGGAAAAACTAGGAAATCGTTCAGAGATTGGTGCCTTATTTGAGGAGCTTCAACAAGCTGAATTTTTTTATGATGTTTTACATGATTCCGATGGGCGTATAACTCGCATGTTCGTTGCACATCCCTTATCAATCAAATTGGCAAAAGTCTTCAACTATACATTTGTGATGGATTGCACCTACAAGACTAACAAATACAATATGCCTCTTCTTGATATTGTTGGAATTTCATGCTTTAATACCTCTTTTTATTCCGGATTTGCCTTTTTGGACAaggaggatgaagagaattatattTGGGCCCTGAATGTTTTTAAAGGGATTCTTGGACACGAGAAGCAACCGTTGGTGATTATATCAGATAGAGAATTGGCATTAATGAATGCCATAACGAATGTATTTCCATCTACAACAAATCTTTTATGTGTTTGGCATATTGAGAAGAATGTATTGGCAAATTGTAAGAAGTATTTTGGACGGGCAGAAGATTTTGATATGTTTATGTTGAGTTGGAAAAATGTGGTGTATTCATTAACAGAAGCAATCTTTTTGAATAATTTGATTGAATTCGAGTCTATGTATGAAAACAAGAAAGGTGCCATTGACTACATAAGGAATATATGGTTACCTTGGAAGGAGAAGTTTGTTAGTCCTTGGACCGACAAGTATTTGCATTTTGGTAATCGTTCGTCATCAAGGGCGGAAGGTGCTCATTCAAAACTCAAGATGTATTTACAAAATTCTACCGGTGGTTTTCAAGAAGTGAAGGAAAAAATTTGTCTTGCGGTTGAGCATGAATTTAACGAGATTAAAGTAAAACTTGCAAGCGAGAAGATACAAGTTCCTCATTATTGCAATAACCCCGTGTATAAAGATCTTTTGTACCATGTATCTCAGTTTGCGCTTAAGAAAGTATCTGAACAGTTGGTCAAAGCGAAAAAAG GTACAATGACTCCTTGCATTGGTAATTTTATGGCTACTATGGGTCTTCCATGTGCTCACAAGATGGAGAGTTATATAGAAAAGACAATCCCGCTAGAGCTTATTCATCCCCAATGGAGGATTGATAGATTTTCCCTCAATTCTGAAGATGACCCacaaaatgataatgatgaagcTAAAAGATTTCAAAACTTGCTTGATGAGTTGTATTCAAAGTATCAAGTTTGGCCACTAAACAAGAAGGAAACTGTCACTTCAATTATTAATAAACATGTCAACGAATCGGATATATACTTTGAGCCGGTGATTAAGCGACCAAAAGGTAGACCTccgaaatctaaaaagagaaagggAAAGGGGATAACTTCTACAACAAGAGATCCTTCAAGATTTGAGTATGTTGAATCGTCACAATCACAAAATCCTTCGTGTTCTACTTATCTATTCCAAGGAAGCAATGAAGTGGGAGACGAGGTTAGCCATATCCATCATGAAAACAGTATCATTGATTTGAATGTTTATCCCGAATTTGGAAGTTACACGTTTGATAGTCTTATATGA